AGTTCGTACGGACGAACGTGGGCGGCACTCAGACCCTGCTGGAGGCCTGTCTCTCCACAGGGGTGGGGAAGGTCGTCCACATCTCCACGGACGAGGTGTACGGATCCATCGCAGAGGGCGCCTGGACCGAGGAGCGGCCACTGCTTCCCAACTCCCCGTACGCCGCGTCCAAGGCAGCGTCCGATCTGATCGCCCGCGCCTACTGGCGTACACACGGGCTGAACGTGTCGATCACCCGCTGCTCGAACAACTACGGCCCCTACCAGCATCCCGAAAAGCTCATACCGCTCTTCGTCACCAACCTTCTCGAGGGCCTGCCCGTGCCGCTGTACGGCGACGGACGCAACGTCCGCGAATGGCTGCACGTCGACGACCACTGCGGCGCGATCGCCCTCGTCCTCGACAAGGGCGGAGCCGGCGAGGTCTACAACATCGGCGGCGGCGAGGAGCAGACGAACCTCCACGTCACCGAACGGCTGCTCGACCTGTGCGGGGCGGAAACCTCCCGCGTCCGCCGGGTGGCCGACCGCAAGGGACACGACCTGCGCTACGCACTCGACTCGACCAAGATCCGCGAAGAGCTCGGCCACCGCCCCCGCGTCTCCTTCGAACGGGGCCTGGCCGACACCGTCGACTGGTACCGCTCCAACCTGGCCTGGTGGAAGGCCGTGAAGTACTCGGGCAAGGACACCGGGCAGCAGTGCCGAGGGGAGATCGCGTCATGAACACCCACAAGGAACTGATTCTCGACGAGACCGTGAAGTACCACATGGACGCCCAGGGGGGAGAGCCCTTCGTCCCGGGCCGCACCGAGATATGGCCCTCGGGCGCGGTCCTCGACGAAAAGGACCGGACCGCACTGGTCGAGGCCGCCCTGGAGATGCGGATAGCCGCAGGTCCCAGTTCACGCAGGTTCGAGTCCCGGTTCGCCCGCAAACTGGGGCGCCGCAAGGCTCATCTCACCAATTCCGGCTCCTCCGCGAACCTCCTGGCCATGACCGCCTTCACCTCGCATCTGCTGGAGGAACGCCGACTGCGGGCGGGAGACGAGGTGATCACGGTCGCGGCAGGCTTCCCCACGACGGTCAATCCGATCCTGCAGAACGGTCTGATTCCGGTCTTCGTCGATGTCGAGCTCGGCACCTACAACACGACAGCGGCCCGAGTGGCCGAGGCGATCGGTCCGCGTACCCGGGCCATCATGATCGCCCACGCCCTGGGCAACCCGTTCGAGGTTGCCGAGATCGCCCAACTCGCCGCGGACAACGACCTGTTCCTGATCGAGGACAACTGCGACGCGGTCGGTTCGACCTACGACGGCCGGCTGACCGGCACCTTCGGTGACATCGCGACCGTCAGCTTCTACCCGGCGCACCACCTGACCATGGGCGAGGGCGGATGCGTACTGACCTCGAACATCGCGCTCGCGCGGATCATGGAGTCACTCCGCGACTGGGGCCGGGACTGCTGGTGCGAGCCCGGCGAGACCGACAAGTGCCTCAAGCGGTTCAAGTACCAGATGGGCACCCTGCCTGAGGGCTACGACCACAAGTACATCTTCTCGCACGTCGGTTACAACCTGAAGGCGACCGACATCCAGGCCGCCCTCGGCCTGACCCAGCTGGACAAGCTCGACGCGTTCTGTGCGGCCCGGCGTCGCAACTGGCGCCGACTGCGTGACGGCCTGGAGGGCACACCGCACCTGATACTGCCGAGGGCGACCGACCGCAGCGACCCGAGCTGGTTCGGGTTCGCGCTGACCGTGGATCCCGAAGCACCCTTCAGCCGTGGGGAGTTGGTGGACTTCCTGGAGACCCGGAAGATCGGCACCCGGCGGCTGTTCGCCGGCAACCTGACACGCCATCCGGCCTACCTCAACCAACCACATCGCATCATCGGTGATCTGACGAACAGTGACATCATCACCGAGCAGACCTTCTGGGTCGGGGTGTATCCGGCACTGACCGAGGAGATGCTCGACTACGTCGCCTCCTCGGTGAACGAGTTCGTGGGGAACCACTCATGACCGCGCGGACCGCGGCCGTCTTCCTGGACGACGGCACCGCCCCCGACCGCGGGCTGAGGCCTCGGCATGACATCGACCTGCCCCACCGCATCGCCCTTTCGGCGGCCACCCGTCAGGGCGTGGGGCCACACACCGAGGATGTCCGCGCCTGGCTCGACGAGCGTCGCCGGTCCCACCGCTTCAAGGTCGAGCGCATCCCGTTCGCCCGGCTCGACAACTGGTCGTTCGACGAGGGCACAGGCAATCTCGGACACGACAGCGGCCGGTTCTTCACCGTCGAGGGCCTGCGCGTCGTCACCTCCGAGGGCCCGCACCAGGAATGGCACCAACCCATCATCAAACAGCCCGAAGTCGGTATTCTCGGCATCCTCGCCAAGGAGTTCGACGGAGTACTGCATTTCCTGATGCAGGCCAAGATGGAGCCGGGCAACCCCAATCTGGTGCAGCTCTCCCCGACCGTCCAGGCCACCCGCAGCAACTACACCAAGGTCCACAAGGGCGGGGCCGTCAAGTACCTGGAGCATTTCACCCACCCGGATCCCGACGGGATCGTCGCCGACGTCCTCCAGTCCGAGCACGGCTCCTGGTTCTTCCGCAAGAGCAACCGGAACATGATCGTCGAGACCTCGGAGGAGATCCCGCCCGACGACGACTTCTGCTGGCTGACCCTCGGCCAGATCGGTGAACTCCTGCACGCGGACAACGTCGTCAACATGGACTCGCGCACCGTACTCTCCTGCGCGCCGTACCCGGACGACCAGCCCGGCGCCCTGCACTCGGACACCGAACTGCTGTCCTGGTTCACCGTCGAACGTTCCCGGCACGACATCCACAGCGAGCTCCTGCCCCTGGCCGGGCTGCCTGGCTGGAACCGCAGCGAGTCGAGCATCGACCATGCGGAGGGCCTCTACTTCAGCGTCGTGGCGGTCCGCGTACAGGCGGAGAGCAGAGAGGTCGCCGGCTGGACGCAGCCGCTGTTCGCACCACGGGGAACCGGCATCACGGCCTTCCTCGTCCGGCGGTTCGGCGGCGTCCCCCATGTCCTGGTGCACGCACGCGTCGAAGGAGGCTTCCTCGACACCGTGGAACTCGGTCCCACGGTCCAGTGCACACCTGCCGTCCACGCACATCTGCCCAGCATGGACCGACCGCCGTTCCTGGACTACGTGCTGGACGCGCCGAGGTCGACTCCTTCCCGAATCCGCTACGAAGCCGTGCACTCGGAAGAGGGCGGCCGGTTCCTCAAAGCCGAGAGCCGCTACTTCATCATCGAGGCCGACGAGGCATCGGCTCCCCTTGTCCCGCCTTCCGGGTACCGGTGGGTCACTCCCGAACAGCTCACCTCTCTGGTCCGCCACAACC
This genomic interval from Streptomyces sp. B21-083 contains the following:
- the rfbH gene encoding lipopolysaccharide biosynthesis protein RfbH, whose translation is MNTHKELILDETVKYHMDAQGGEPFVPGRTEIWPSGAVLDEKDRTALVEAALEMRIAAGPSSRRFESRFARKLGRRKAHLTNSGSSANLLAMTAFTSHLLEERRLRAGDEVITVAAGFPTTVNPILQNGLIPVFVDVELGTYNTTAARVAEAIGPRTRAIMIAHALGNPFEVAEIAQLAADNDLFLIEDNCDAVGSTYDGRLTGTFGDIATVSFYPAHHLTMGEGGCVLTSNIALARIMESLRDWGRDCWCEPGETDKCLKRFKYQMGTLPEGYDHKYIFSHVGYNLKATDIQAALGLTQLDKLDAFCAARRRNWRRLRDGLEGTPHLILPRATDRSDPSWFGFALTVDPEAPFSRGELVDFLETRKIGTRRLFAGNLTRHPAYLNQPHRIIGDLTNSDIITEQTFWVGVYPALTEEMLDYVASSVNEFVGNHS
- a CDS encoding NDP-hexose 2,3-dehydratase family protein, with the protein product MTARTAAVFLDDGTAPDRGLRPRHDIDLPHRIALSAATRQGVGPHTEDVRAWLDERRRSHRFKVERIPFARLDNWSFDEGTGNLGHDSGRFFTVEGLRVVTSEGPHQEWHQPIIKQPEVGILGILAKEFDGVLHFLMQAKMEPGNPNLVQLSPTVQATRSNYTKVHKGGAVKYLEHFTHPDPDGIVADVLQSEHGSWFFRKSNRNMIVETSEEIPPDDDFCWLTLGQIGELLHADNVVNMDSRTVLSCAPYPDDQPGALHSDTELLSWFTVERSRHDIHSELLPLAGLPGWNRSESSIDHAEGLYFSVVAVRVQAESREVAGWTQPLFAPRGTGITAFLVRRFGGVPHVLVHARVEGGFLDTVELGPTVQCTPAVHAHLPSMDRPPFLDYVLDAPRSTPSRIRYEAVHSEEGGRFLKAESRYFIIEADEASAPLVPPSGYRWVTPEQLTSLVRHNHYVNVQARTLLACLNASGIRG
- the rfbB gene encoding dTDP-glucose 4,6-dehydratase, which gives rise to MAAPSSAGKKLLVTGGAGFIGSHFVRNLLSGVYEGHESTRVTVLDKLTYAGNLDNLPAHHPRLEFVRGDVCDGPLLRELLPGHDAVVHFAAESHVDRSVDSGAEFVRTNVGGTQTLLEACLSTGVGKVVHISTDEVYGSIAEGAWTEERPLLPNSPYAASKAASDLIARAYWRTHGLNVSITRCSNNYGPYQHPEKLIPLFVTNLLEGLPVPLYGDGRNVREWLHVDDHCGAIALVLDKGGAGEVYNIGGGEEQTNLHVTERLLDLCGAETSRVRRVADRKGHDLRYALDSTKIREELGHRPRVSFERGLADTVDWYRSNLAWWKAVKYSGKDTGQQCRGEIAS